In Micromonospora sp. WMMD980, the following are encoded in one genomic region:
- a CDS encoding helix-turn-helix transcriptional regulator, translating to MDRTPASNAAPSAASHQFRVELRRWRTRRGLTQRALAERVRFSRETVAAVESGRRFGSQEFAVRCDEVLATGGRLCELWPRVAAEQLAADGRRGPRFGEPARPDPAGAPAARRDPRDPQAVVAAIDELRELIGQVLAQPEPDGPPPAADRR from the coding sequence ATGGATCGCACGCCCGCGTCGAACGCCGCCCCCTCCGCCGCCAGCCACCAGTTCCGTGTCGAGCTGCGCCGCTGGCGGACCCGGCGTGGCCTGACCCAGCGGGCGCTGGCCGAGCGGGTGCGGTTCAGCCGGGAGACGGTCGCCGCCGTCGAGTCCGGGCGGCGGTTCGGCAGCCAGGAGTTCGCCGTGCGCTGCGACGAGGTGCTCGCCACCGGCGGCCGGCTGTGCGAGCTGTGGCCGCGGGTCGCCGCGGAGCAGTTGGCGGCGGACGGGCGCCGGGGGCCCCGATTCGGCGAGCCGGCCCGGCCGGATCCCGCCGGCGCGCCCGCCGCGCGGCGCGACCCGCGCGACCCGCAGGCCGTGGTGGCGGCGATCGACGAGCTGCGGGAACTGATCGGCCAGGTGCTCGCGCAGCCCGAGCCCGACGGCCCGCCGCCGGCGGCCGACCGGCGCTGA
- a CDS encoding cytochrome P450: MRLNPFAGAYLTDPAGVWARLLESGGGVHHDEELGLWLITRHADVRRALADARSFGNALTLAPVYDVCPEALALVVQIDAPPTTAAADPPTHPRTRRALRVTFANTPERVEQRYGRLVRRRVDELVARLAARAGAEIDLVTEFTAELPLLVLLDILGVPARDVPRIRAWADGQIALIWGRPDPAEQVRLAGGLLEFWRYCQHLVRRRLDGGGDDYVTELLAYRHGDDEVLTVAEVSSIVFNLLVAGHETTAGLLAHALERALSEPERWRSFAERPERVPAFLTETLRFAPAIDGWLRVTNRPVTLGGVTIPAGARCLLLIGAANRDPAAFRHPDRFDPDRSDAHDHLSFGHGPTLLHRGGAGSAGGRHRADPPRRGPAGPAPGARTAPRLPAQPGVPRPPDAAGHRRRGGAVRPRTGGVTRADGGAGRSGRADTLRSRVFTPARRWVKNDPLRTPGSHPPSISCRCRSGVAKVSTWIARPRRTPPPPPPATSSVSSCAAGGPGVA; encoded by the coding sequence ATGCGGTTGAATCCGTTCGCGGGAGCGTATCTCACCGACCCGGCGGGCGTCTGGGCCCGGCTGCTGGAGAGCGGCGGCGGGGTTCACCACGACGAGGAACTCGGGCTGTGGCTGATCACTCGACACGCCGACGTCCGGCGCGCGCTCGCCGACGCGCGGTCCTTCGGCAACGCCCTCACCCTGGCCCCGGTCTACGACGTCTGCCCGGAGGCGCTGGCCCTGGTCGTGCAGATCGACGCGCCGCCCACCACCGCCGCGGCCGATCCGCCGACACATCCGCGGACCCGCCGGGCGTTGCGGGTCACCTTCGCCAACACCCCGGAACGCGTCGAGCAGCGCTACGGCCGGCTCGTCCGCCGCCGGGTGGACGAGCTGGTGGCGCGGCTGGCCGCCCGGGCCGGCGCCGAGATCGACCTCGTCACCGAGTTCACCGCCGAGCTGCCGTTGCTGGTGCTGCTGGACATCCTCGGGGTGCCGGCGCGCGACGTGCCGCGGATCCGGGCCTGGGCGGACGGGCAGATCGCGCTGATCTGGGGGCGGCCGGACCCGGCCGAGCAGGTGCGGCTGGCCGGCGGGCTGCTGGAGTTCTGGCGCTACTGCCAGCATCTCGTCCGGCGCCGGCTCGACGGTGGCGGCGACGACTACGTCACCGAGCTGCTCGCGTACCGGCACGGCGACGACGAGGTCCTGACCGTCGCCGAGGTGTCGAGCATCGTGTTCAACCTGCTGGTCGCCGGGCACGAGACGACCGCCGGGCTGCTCGCCCACGCGCTGGAGCGGGCACTGTCCGAACCGGAGAGGTGGCGGTCGTTCGCCGAACGCCCGGAGCGGGTGCCGGCGTTCCTCACCGAGACGCTGCGCTTCGCGCCCGCGATCGACGGCTGGCTGCGGGTGACCAACCGGCCGGTCACGCTCGGCGGGGTCACCATCCCCGCCGGGGCGCGGTGCCTGCTGCTGATCGGCGCCGCCAACCGCGACCCGGCGGCCTTCCGTCACCCGGACCGCTTCGACCCGGACCGGTCGGACGCGCACGACCATCTCTCGTTCGGCCACGGACCCACACTTCTGCATCGGGGCGGCGCTGGCTCGGCTGGAGGCCGGCACCGCGCTGACCCGCCTCGCCGCGGCCCTGCCGGACCTGCGCCCGGCGCCCGGACAGCACCGCGCCTTCCGGCCCAACCTGGCGTTCCGCGCCCACCGGACGCTGCCGGTCACCGTCGCCGCGGCGGTGCCGTCCGGCCACGGACCGGCGGCGTGACGCGTGCCGACGGGGGTGCCGGGCGGTCGGGGCGGGCGGACACGCTACGCAGTCGCGTCTTCACACCCGCGCGCCGGTGGGTTAAGAATGACCCCCTGCGAACGCCCGGTAGTCACCCACCCTCGATCTCCTGCCGATGCCGGTCCGGCGTCGCGAAGGTGAGCACATGGATCGCACGCCCGCGTCGAACGCCGCCCCCTCCGCCGCCAGCCACCAGTTCCGTGTCGAGCTGCGCCGCTGGCGGACCCGGCGTGGCCTGA
- a CDS encoding DUF72 domain-containing protein gives MWTHRSWPGRFLPHPLPAHERLRAYAGWCDAVEGNTTFYATPARETVASWAEQTDPDFRFLAKLPKVITHERRLTGGEAELRAFLHAMEPLGPRADTLWVQLPGSFGPGDVPDLDRFLRALPTDHRYAVEVRHPAFLTDAGAARTLARTLDRAGAEWVPFDTTVFFRTPPTSDAEREAWTRKPRLPSRTEALTDRPVVRYLGRDDPAATVEGWQPWLDVVTGWLREGRSPTVFVHTPDNADAPDLARRFHDQVRARLPELAPLPEPTPVGPATLF, from the coding sequence ATGTGGACCCACCGGTCCTGGCCGGGGCGTTTCCTGCCGCACCCGTTGCCGGCCCACGAACGGTTGCGCGCGTACGCCGGCTGGTGCGACGCGGTGGAGGGCAACACCACGTTCTACGCGACGCCGGCCCGGGAGACCGTGGCGTCCTGGGCGGAGCAGACCGACCCCGACTTCCGCTTCCTGGCGAAGCTGCCGAAGGTAATCACGCACGAGCGCCGGCTCACCGGCGGCGAGGCGGAGCTGCGGGCGTTCCTGCACGCGATGGAACCGCTCGGGCCCCGGGCGGACACCCTCTGGGTGCAGTTGCCCGGCTCGTTCGGCCCGGGTGACGTGCCCGACCTCGACCGGTTCCTCCGCGCCCTGCCCACCGACCACAGGTACGCCGTCGAGGTCCGCCACCCGGCGTTCCTCACCGACGCCGGCGCGGCCCGCACGTTGGCGCGGACCCTCGACCGGGCCGGCGCGGAGTGGGTGCCGTTCGACACCACCGTGTTCTTCCGCACGCCGCCGACCAGCGACGCGGAACGAGAGGCGTGGACGCGCAAGCCGCGCCTGCCGTCGCGTACCGAGGCGCTGACCGACCGGCCGGTGGTGCGCTACCTCGGCCGTGACGACCCGGCCGCCACGGTCGAGGGCTGGCAACCGTGGCTGGACGTGGTCACCGGCTGGCTGCGCGAGGGCCGCTCACCGACCGTGTTCGTGCACACCCCGGACAACGCGGACGCCCCCGACCTGGCCCGACGCTTCCACGACCAGGTCCGTGCCCGCCTGCCCGAGTTGGCGCCGCTGCCCGAGCCGACGCCGGTCGGCCCGGCCACGCTCTTCTGA
- a CDS encoding NAD(P)/FAD-dependent oxidoreductase → MVGGAGQEHLERVTLRDMRTGETRDVDTSWLFVFIGAEPHTDWLDGAVVRDRRGFVLTGPDLTRGGRRPAGWSLPRDPYHLESSIPGVFAAGDVRADSVKRVASAVGEGAMAVSLVHRYLEAQ, encoded by the coding sequence GTGGTCGGCGGCGCCGGGCAGGAGCACCTGGAGCGGGTGACGCTGCGGGACATGCGCACCGGCGAGACGCGCGACGTCGACACCTCGTGGCTGTTCGTGTTCATCGGCGCGGAGCCGCACACCGACTGGCTCGACGGCGCGGTCGTCCGGGACCGTCGGGGTTTCGTGCTGACCGGGCCGGACCTGACCCGCGGCGGGCGCCGGCCGGCCGGTTGGTCCCTGCCCCGCGATCCCTACCACCTGGAGTCCAGCATACCGGGCGTGTTCGCGGCCGGCGACGTGCGGGCCGACTCGGTGAAGCGGGTGGCCTCGGCGGTGGGGGAGGGCGCGATGGCGGTCTCGCTCGTGCACCGATACCTGGAGGCCCAATGA
- a CDS encoding nitrate- and nitrite sensing domain-containing protein: MASSTSSHAARPYPTRRRRWRIGGRMRLIVAAPLVAVMGFAGLALTESARQTSRASDLGQLAQLGAEAGGLAHRLQQERIVAADLLTRGAAAQQDAFADATTATDAAVTGFRRQRARVPAGAAAERAVLPRIDAALAGLAPLRAQVRTAERASVSAMTFSYRIVIADLLGLRESVTLGVVEPRIADGIRASAALSKVSEAVGQQQVAVLRAVTAGQVTPALQQDITAARTGFTEATLAFLALARPAWQGWWEQAGSGENALRLQRLLDQVARTAAGDRLQLDLGTWLAATQQWSVRLAELRLRVDGAVLDDIRTAHAEQRRRTVVEAAAALLALLLTALVTWAVARQITRRLRRLRDAANTVAFERLPQVVARLQEPDSASVDPDELARRQAVDAVEVSGDDEIGEVGQAFSAVHRTAVRTAAEQAVMRANTAEIFIHLSRREQRLVDAVLAQVDKVERDETDPDRLHQLYALDNLATRMGRINASLLVLGGVGVGRVRHHEPRWSAAPGRSTWSG; encoded by the coding sequence GTGGCGTCGAGCACGAGTTCCCACGCGGCCCGACCCTACCCGACCCGCCGCCGTCGCTGGCGCATCGGCGGGCGGATGCGCCTCATCGTGGCCGCCCCGCTCGTCGCCGTGATGGGCTTCGCCGGGCTGGCGCTGACCGAGAGCGCCCGGCAGACCTCCCGCGCCAGCGACCTCGGCCAGCTCGCTCAGCTCGGTGCCGAGGCAGGCGGACTGGCGCACCGCCTCCAGCAAGAACGGATCGTGGCCGCCGACCTGTTGACCCGGGGTGCCGCCGCCCAGCAGGACGCCTTCGCCGACGCCACCACCGCCACCGACGCCGCGGTGACCGGGTTCCGCCGGCAGCGCGCCCGGGTGCCCGCCGGCGCCGCCGCCGAACGGGCCGTCCTGCCCCGGATCGACGCCGCGCTGGCCGGCCTCGCCCCGCTGCGCGCCCAGGTACGCACCGCCGAGCGCGCCTCGGTGTCGGCGATGACGTTCAGCTACCGCATCGTCATCGCCGACCTGCTCGGCCTGCGCGAGAGCGTCACCCTCGGCGTGGTCGAGCCGCGGATCGCCGACGGCATCCGGGCCTCCGCCGCACTGTCCAAGGTGTCCGAGGCGGTCGGCCAGCAACAGGTCGCGGTGCTGCGCGCCGTCACCGCCGGCCAGGTGACGCCCGCGTTGCAGCAGGACATCACCGCCGCCCGCACCGGCTTCACCGAGGCGACGCTCGCCTTTCTGGCGCTCGCCCGGCCGGCCTGGCAGGGCTGGTGGGAACAGGCCGGCAGCGGCGAGAACGCGCTGCGGCTGCAACGCCTGCTCGACCAGGTGGCCCGCACGGCGGCGGGGGACCGCCTCCAACTGGACCTGGGCACCTGGCTCGCCGCCACCCAGCAATGGTCGGTACGCCTGGCCGAGCTGCGGCTGCGGGTCGACGGCGCGGTGCTCGACGACATCCGCACCGCGCACGCCGAGCAACGGCGGCGCACCGTCGTCGAGGCGGCGGCCGCCCTGCTGGCGCTGCTGCTGACCGCGCTCGTCACGTGGGCGGTGGCCCGGCAGATCACCAGGCGGCTGCGCCGGCTGCGGGACGCGGCGAACACTGTCGCCTTCGAACGGCTGCCCCAGGTGGTGGCCCGGTTGCAGGAGCCGGACAGCGCCTCGGTCGATCCGGACGAGCTGGCCCGCCGGCAGGCCGTCGACGCCGTGGAGGTCTCCGGCGACGACGAGATCGGCGAGGTCGGGCAGGCGTTCAGCGCGGTGCACCGGACCGCCGTGCGCACCGCCGCGGAGCAGGCGGTGATGCGGGCCAACACCGCGGAGATCTTCATCCACCTCAGTCGGCGCGAGCAGCGCCTGGTCGATGCCGTGCTGGCCCAGGTCGACAAGGTCGAGCGGGACGAGACCGACCCGGACCGGCTGCACCAGCTCTACGCGCTGGACAATCTCGCCACCCGGATGGGCCGGATCAACGCCAGCCTGCTGGTGCTCGGCGGGGTGGGCGTGGGGCGGGTCCGGCACCACGAACCGAGGTGGTCGGCGGCGCCGGGCAGGAGCACCTGGAGCGGGTGA
- a CDS encoding ATP-binding protein has product MTGDRLTPDELRQLFLFESLTPEQLAHLAEHGRVERRRAGEAVYVEGEPASCFFVLLDGTVAMHQRVQGDEVEVSRTAQRGVYGGAMQAYLGDPAEQRYRNSLRAVTDAAVFALPAEIIAAAMRGWFPMATHLLEGLFIGMRNTQTIVGERERLLALGALSAGLTHELNNPAAAAVRATSALRGRVAKMRHKLAMIADGRLDGRRLHDLVALQEEAVKRAAAATALSPLAASDAEDELGDWLEEHGVRGAWELAPTLVAGGLDSGWLAQVDAAVGGDDLESAVHWITYTIDTELLMGEIDDAVTRVSGLVGAAKQYSQLDRAPYQTVDVHDLLDATLVMLQAKIPAGVRVVKEYDRSLPAVPAYAAELNQVWTNLIDNALAAMAGDGTLTVRTGRTDDRLTVEIRDTGPGIPPEVRPRIFEPFFTTKAVGEGTGLGLDISYRIVVNKHHGDIRVRSEPGDTRFVVLLPLTPA; this is encoded by the coding sequence ATGACCGGCGACCGGCTCACCCCGGACGAGCTGCGGCAGCTCTTCCTCTTCGAGTCGCTCACCCCGGAGCAGCTCGCCCACCTGGCCGAGCACGGCCGGGTGGAGCGACGTCGCGCCGGCGAGGCGGTCTACGTCGAGGGCGAGCCGGCGAGCTGCTTCTTCGTGCTGCTCGACGGCACGGTGGCGATGCACCAGCGGGTCCAGGGCGACGAGGTGGAGGTGAGCCGGACGGCTCAGCGTGGCGTCTACGGCGGCGCCATGCAGGCGTACCTCGGTGACCCGGCCGAGCAGCGTTACCGCAACAGCCTGCGCGCGGTCACCGACGCCGCGGTGTTCGCCCTGCCCGCGGAGATCATCGCGGCGGCCATGCGCGGCTGGTTCCCGATGGCCACCCACCTGCTGGAGGGCCTGTTCATCGGGATGCGCAACACGCAGACCATCGTCGGCGAGCGGGAACGGCTGCTGGCGCTGGGCGCGCTCTCGGCCGGGCTCACCCACGAGCTGAACAACCCGGCGGCGGCCGCCGTCCGGGCCACCTCGGCGTTGCGTGGGCGGGTCGCGAAGATGCGGCACAAGCTCGCCATGATCGCCGACGGCCGGCTCGACGGGCGGCGGCTGCACGACCTCGTCGCGTTGCAGGAGGAAGCGGTGAAGCGGGCCGCCGCGGCCACCGCGCTCTCGCCGCTGGCGGCCAGCGACGCCGAGGACGAGCTGGGCGACTGGCTGGAGGAGCACGGGGTACGGGGAGCCTGGGAGCTGGCGCCGACGCTCGTGGCCGGCGGCCTCGACAGCGGCTGGCTCGCCCAGGTCGACGCGGCGGTCGGCGGCGACGACCTGGAGTCGGCGGTGCACTGGATCACCTACACCATCGACACCGAGCTGCTGATGGGTGAGATCGACGACGCGGTCACCCGGGTCTCCGGGCTGGTCGGCGCCGCGAAGCAGTACTCCCAACTGGACCGGGCGCCCTACCAGACGGTGGACGTGCACGACCTGCTCGACGCCACGCTGGTCATGCTCCAGGCGAAGATCCCGGCCGGCGTCCGGGTGGTGAAGGAGTACGACCGGAGCCTGCCCGCCGTCCCGGCGTACGCGGCCGAACTCAACCAGGTCTGGACCAACCTGATCGACAACGCGCTCGCCGCGATGGCCGGCGACGGCACGCTGACGGTCCGCACCGGGCGCACCGACGACCGCCTGACCGTCGAGATCCGCGACACCGGTCCGGGCATCCCGCCCGAGGTGCGGCCGCGCATCTTCGAGCCGTTCTTCACCACCAAGGCGGTGGGCGAGGGCACCGGCCTCGGGCTGGACATCTCGTACCGGATCGTGGTCAACAAGCACCACGGCGACATCCGGGTGCGGTCCGAGCCCGGCGACACCCGGTTCGTGGTGCTGCTGCCGCTCACCCCGGCCTGA
- a CDS encoding Ig-like domain-containing protein, translating to MRVWSRAVAVLAAGAVVVAGVPALAATVTVADAGATGRTGVRATGSSAALGAARTVATRALATPGDTRLVPATPRTDTPRITDGGITDIEVIGNRVFVAGTFTSITNVGGTAVAQRSLAAYNLDTGKVDTGFRPNIDGAVAAVEASPDGSSLYITGSFNTINGVTKRKIARLNPTTGAPVAAFTANASARGTALAVSPTAVYVGGQFSTVNGVARSGLAALNPTTGAVDTAFNLPLTGGIGVGGLLTVQQLKLTHDRSKLLVVHTGRQIAGQDRYGVALIGTASKALLPWRTRLWEDNLSFVGGIQRVFAGDIAPDDSYFVVTSGSGGDRPPINDTAIAYPLTGNDHVEPLWISRHFDSIYSVAITATAVYVGGHFSWQESPTSNVPWPGLDNVGYGTGQGLSGYGLGDQVVRRDHLGALDPVTGTALEWNPGSDSYEGEKAMLATSRGLLVGGDGNVKGGKNTGRVAFFDLSTLPAPSSLDTTVTTPIEGAVKPAGETFDLAGQGLAPAGVARVQVEVMNRNTGRYLQADLKTWGDFKGINATLAAPNATSTAWTLPVSLPAGVYQIQAKTFGRDGAGDTTKAVKKIEAFRFDDLPPSTRITAPAAGLLATKSFVATGTATDDNGVSAMIYSFRTPDNRYLQDDGSVAAVYHTFRGEPDVIGATSTTWQYEVTLPTEGQWKMSATAVDTTGQSDLRSDDRDWTVSANGVPPTVAITAPVAMTPPTAAAPLTVAPGTRVTFAGTARDEDALKSVEIYLRNNTTREALAADGTWGSDSVAAYHRISPLNLDAATFDWSFTTVPLTPGVYDFRVRATDRLDLTTATGDLGRLTVTAQVPGDAFPNGLLTFTGTDQNVDRLHLDLAGTATDDKGVRAVRVALRDLDTGRYVQPGGTMAAAFATVDATLADPDATSTAFTLAIDLPTKGTYSVEAWAVDTAGQQDGSTAGATAKYLVYPGDLDPTLEPGITPAEGEAYTGGRIVVSGRAVDDVGMQRVELQITNSAGQGMNAAGTFGRAGTWIATFLTSPGSPGSNFAYTSPAVPAGTYSVTIRGMDNHGQYQQPPRTVSVTVTG from the coding sequence ATGCGAGTTTGGAGTCGCGCGGTCGCGGTGCTCGCCGCCGGCGCGGTCGTCGTCGCGGGGGTGCCGGCGCTCGCCGCGACCGTCACCGTCGCGGATGCCGGCGCCACCGGACGCACCGGCGTACGGGCCACCGGAAGCAGCGCCGCGCTCGGCGCGGCGCGGACGGTCGCCACCAGGGCGCTGGCCACGCCGGGGGACACCCGGCTGGTGCCCGCCACGCCCCGCACCGACACGCCACGGATCACCGACGGCGGGATCACCGACATCGAGGTGATCGGCAACCGCGTCTTCGTCGCCGGCACCTTCACGTCGATCACGAACGTCGGTGGCACCGCCGTCGCGCAGCGTTCGCTCGCGGCGTACAACCTGGACACCGGGAAGGTGGACACCGGCTTCCGGCCCAACATCGACGGCGCGGTGGCCGCCGTCGAGGCGTCGCCCGACGGGTCGTCGCTCTACATCACGGGCTCGTTCAACACGATCAACGGGGTCACCAAGCGCAAGATCGCCCGGCTCAACCCGACCACCGGCGCGCCGGTCGCCGCGTTCACCGCGAACGCGAGCGCGCGGGGGACCGCGCTGGCGGTGAGCCCCACCGCGGTCTACGTCGGCGGTCAGTTCAGCACCGTCAACGGCGTCGCCCGCAGCGGCCTGGCCGCGCTCAACCCGACCACCGGCGCGGTCGACACCGCGTTCAACCTGCCGCTCACCGGCGGCATCGGGGTCGGCGGCCTGCTCACCGTGCAGCAGCTCAAGCTCACCCACGACCGCAGCAAGCTGCTGGTGGTGCACACCGGCCGTCAGATCGCCGGGCAGGACCGCTACGGGGTGGCGCTGATCGGCACCGCCAGCAAGGCGCTGCTGCCGTGGCGGACCCGGCTGTGGGAGGACAACCTCTCCTTCGTCGGCGGCATCCAGCGCGTCTTCGCCGGCGACATCGCGCCGGACGACTCATACTTCGTGGTCACCAGCGGCTCGGGCGGCGACCGCCCGCCGATCAACGACACCGCGATCGCCTACCCGCTTACCGGGAACGACCACGTCGAGCCGCTCTGGATCTCCCGACACTTCGACAGCATCTACTCGGTCGCCATCACCGCCACCGCCGTCTACGTCGGCGGTCACTTCAGCTGGCAGGAGTCGCCCACCTCGAACGTGCCCTGGCCCGGCCTGGACAACGTCGGCTACGGCACCGGCCAGGGGCTCAGCGGCTACGGCCTCGGCGACCAGGTGGTCCGCCGCGACCACCTCGGCGCGCTGGACCCGGTCACCGGCACCGCGCTGGAGTGGAACCCCGGCTCCGACTCGTACGAGGGGGAGAAGGCGATGCTGGCCACCTCGCGCGGCCTGCTCGTCGGCGGCGACGGCAACGTCAAGGGCGGGAAGAACACCGGCCGGGTGGCCTTCTTCGACCTGTCCACCCTGCCCGCGCCGTCGTCGCTGGACACCACGGTCACCACCCCGATCGAGGGCGCGGTGAAGCCGGCCGGCGAGACGTTCGACCTCGCCGGGCAAGGGCTCGCGCCGGCCGGCGTGGCCCGCGTGCAGGTGGAGGTCATGAACCGCAACACCGGTCGCTATCTCCAGGCCGACCTGAAGACCTGGGGCGACTTCAAGGGCATCAACGCCACGCTCGCCGCGCCGAACGCCACCTCCACCGCCTGGACCCTGCCGGTGTCCCTGCCGGCCGGCGTCTACCAGATCCAGGCCAAGACGTTCGGCCGGGACGGCGCCGGCGACACCACCAAGGCGGTCAAGAAGATCGAGGCGTTCCGCTTCGACGACCTGCCGCCGTCGACCCGGATCACCGCGCCGGCCGCCGGGCTGCTGGCCACGAAGAGTTTCGTGGCCACCGGCACCGCCACCGACGACAACGGCGTCAGCGCGATGATCTACTCGTTCCGCACCCCGGACAACCGCTACCTCCAGGACGACGGCAGCGTCGCGGCGGTCTACCACACCTTCCGGGGCGAGCCGGACGTGATCGGCGCGACGTCCACCACCTGGCAGTACGAGGTGACGCTGCCGACCGAGGGGCAGTGGAAGATGAGCGCCACCGCGGTCGACACGACCGGGCAGAGCGATCTGCGCAGCGACGACCGGGACTGGACCGTCTCGGCGAACGGCGTCCCGCCGACCGTGGCCATCACCGCCCCGGTGGCGATGACCCCGCCGACCGCCGCCGCGCCGCTGACGGTCGCGCCGGGCACCCGGGTCACGTTCGCCGGCACGGCCCGCGACGAGGACGCCCTGAAGTCGGTCGAGATCTACCTGCGCAACAACACCACCCGCGAGGCGCTGGCGGCGGACGGCACCTGGGGGAGCGACTCGGTGGCCGCGTACCACCGGATCTCGCCGCTCAACCTGGACGCCGCGACGTTCGACTGGTCGTTCACCACAGTGCCGCTCACCCCCGGCGTCTACGACTTCCGGGTACGCGCCACCGACCGGCTCGACCTGACCACCGCCACCGGCGACCTGGGCCGGCTCACCGTCACCGCCCAGGTGCCCGGCGACGCCTTCCCGAACGGTCTGCTCACCTTCACCGGCACCGACCAGAACGTCGACCGGCTGCACCTGGACCTGGCCGGCACCGCGACCGACGACAAGGGCGTCCGGGCCGTCCGGGTGGCGCTGCGCGACCTGGACACCGGCCGGTACGTGCAGCCGGGCGGCACGATGGCCGCCGCGTTCGCCACCGTCGACGCGACGCTCGCCGACCCGGACGCCACCTCCACGGCGTTCACGCTCGCGATCGACCTGCCCACGAAGGGCACGTACAGCGTCGAGGCGTGGGCCGTGGACACCGCCGGCCAGCAGGACGGGTCGACCGCCGGCGCCACCGCGAAGTACCTCGTCTACCCCGGTGACCTCGACCCGACGCTGGAGCCGGGCATCACGCCGGCCGAGGGCGAGGCGTACACGGGCGGTCGGATCGTGGTCTCCGGCCGTGCCGTGGACGACGTCGGGATGCAGCGGGTGGAGCTGCAGATCACCAACAGCGCCGGACAGGGGATGAACGCGGCCGGCACGTTCGGCCGGGCCGGCACCTGGATCGCGACGTTCCTCACCAGCCCGGGCTCACCGGGGTCGAACTTCGCGTACACGTCACCGGCCGTCCCGGCCGGCACCTACTCGGTGACGATCCGCGGGATGGACAACCACGGGCAGTACCAGCAGCCGCCCCGTACCGTTTCGGTGACCGTCACCGGCTGA
- a CDS encoding aminoglycoside phosphotransferase has product MTRTFLRPDDVRDLVRDRLGTDRRVTTLDRLTGGTSKGVYRITLDDGTTVILYVWSAEENYWPASATVPDDPFTEASGADVFATNHAALTAAGVRVPHLIAREPAGRHLDADVALVEDAGGVTLEALLTRDPERAAEPLARLGDALRRMHTTVGGRYGRLADVARGTTPARPAEDVVLDRALGHLAAAAARDPRPAAARDRIAVHLRGLRDRVSPRRAYALVHGELGPDHVLVTPAGEPVMIDFEGLTWFDVEWEHVWLRLRFGDDYPALRPVPLDADRLEFYRYAQVLSLIEGPLRIAGTDFPDRRWMLDLAERNIAEALAVL; this is encoded by the coding sequence GTGACGCGTACGTTCCTGCGGCCGGACGACGTCCGCGACCTGGTGCGCGACCGGCTCGGCACGGACCGGCGGGTCACCACGCTGGACCGACTGACCGGCGGCACCAGCAAGGGCGTCTACCGGATCACGCTCGACGACGGCACGACGGTGATCCTCTACGTCTGGTCGGCGGAGGAGAACTACTGGCCGGCGTCGGCGACGGTCCCGGACGATCCGTTCACCGAGGCGTCGGGCGCGGATGTGTTCGCCACCAACCACGCCGCGCTCACCGCCGCCGGGGTACGCGTGCCGCACCTGATCGCCCGCGAGCCCGCCGGCCGCCACCTGGACGCCGACGTCGCGCTGGTGGAGGACGCCGGCGGGGTGACGCTGGAGGCGTTGCTGACCCGCGACCCCGAGCGGGCGGCCGAGCCGCTGGCCCGGCTCGGGGACGCGCTACGGCGGATGCACACCACGGTCGGCGGGCGTTACGGCCGGCTCGCCGACGTCGCCCGGGGCACCACACCGGCCCGGCCCGCCGAGGACGTGGTCCTGGACCGCGCGCTCGGGCACCTCGCCGCCGCGGCGGCCCGGGACCCCCGACCGGCCGCCGCGCGGGACCGGATCGCCGTCCACCTGCGCGGGCTGCGCGATCGGGTGTCGCCGCGCCGGGCGTACGCGCTGGTGCACGGCGAACTGGGCCCGGACCACGTCCTCGTCACCCCGGCCGGTGAGCCGGTGATGATCGACTTCGAGGGCCTGACCTGGTTCGACGTCGAGTGGGAGCACGTCTGGCTCCGGCTGCGCTTCGGCGACGACTACCCGGCGCTGCGTCCGGTCCCGCTCGACGCCGACCGGCTGGAGTTCTACCGGTACGCCCAGGTGCTGTCGTTGATCGAGGGTCCACTGCGGATCGCCGGGACCGACTTCCCGGACCGGCGGTGGATGCTCGACCTGGCCGAGCGGAACATCGCCGAGGCGCTCGCCGTGCTCTGA